One window from the genome of Oryza glaberrima chromosome 3, OglaRS2, whole genome shotgun sequence encodes:
- the LOC127765861 gene encoding uncharacterized protein LOC127765861, with protein sequence MAAAALRSLASKSRMGLRALPKIQPQPAATVIPPRLLSHGGLLRRKHLTPPPPPPLTPYRFFSSSVSESRGTSPSPKQESSRAPRQTEEGEELFRMQDEEKLKLLSLIKNLKESEAIKREDPLFDITMKLVISSMAMLLVWTVSDILLME encoded by the exons atggcggcagcggctctTCGGTCTCTGGCGAGCAAGAGTAGGATGGGCCTCCGCGCTCTACCCAAGATTCAGCCCCAGCCGGCGGCCACGGTTATCCCGCCAAGGTTGCTTAGCCATGGCGGCCTTCTCCGCCGGAAACacctgacgccgccgccgccgccgccgctcaccccGTATCGTTTCTTCTCTTCCAGTGTTTCCGAGTCACGTGGCACG AGTCCCTCGCCTAAGCAAGAATCTTCAAGAGCACCAAGGCAAActgaggagggagaggagctgTTTAGAATGCAAGATGAAGAGAAGCTTAAGCTACTCTCGTTGATAAAGAATCTTAAAGAATCGGAAGCTATCAAGCGAGAGGACCCATT GTTTGATATAACTATGAAGCTCGTGATTTCCTCGATGGCCATGTTACTTGTCTGGACTGTCTCAGACATACTATTGATggagtaa
- the LOC127765306 gene encoding uncharacterized protein LOC127765306 isoform X2, translated as MGALAAATSSAIWLVEDDILLKNAVETGASLEALAKGAVCFSRKFTLKEIQDRWNSLLYDPEISTQASARMVEYENDLSTSNPLKAKVINAKQKDLSFQKRKIDSVKNQYYAMRKRVRNEPCSTVDLGFLIDPCSCTMNGGQCVCGGLDKHSQGHHVVHNTEPGVSTMNCFGQQDGSYNGGQTMFVGMNGHSFPAKHAETDSMVKGGDIANSVPYGYSDVSQIYEQDAYTRKDPDTNEGNNVSLKGITDFQGSMQFQNLGSSNQCGSKVTESKTIVIADHCGVEHVHFPVNSSSRMQEPGSLQVIGQPEGSQTPVGSIWTEVDERGTFTLDDDKKIKTDNSDPLALQPNLDGGICAAGLDHAAITEGDFMDFPYFSNSEDLDLLNGENFLNIPHETNQEDLDDPDHVKNLLHPDEANICYDQTDPDHVKHNVDVSGIISVPTSLEVPYPGRFVECVLNTEDPEIPCNDDVIFPGESPLQCSATDFGQNSEHNTCLVSPATSPASNVEHSNVSDKALIKREDTTNTEPSSQPMNLSPPTSEQKEGSTAPSKGCVPLGAEPSEGPSTAGTLVHCHVDTNDANSCASNLPSISAAVFAEGSPCHLEQQNNFDDSLSFPLPNSVEVPDHMNYNSHDNQPELGDGAPLQNCIPPHELPDLGLQDPITTVPVSNQVEECSDNENDVPNYYDLEALILDQDLIPWVQDSEQHPEGVSRFQHPESRKSLIRLEQSARSYMNRAIVSKGAFAVIYGLHLRYYMKDSEVTLGRETEDIKVDVDLGKEGRANKISRRQIKDMRFIFHVNQDAVTQFVTRTPKPEH; from the exons atgggcgccttggcggcggcgacgtcgtcggcgatCTGGCTCGTCGAGGACGACATCCTCCTCAAGAACGCCGTCGAG ACTGGTGCCTCATTGGAGGCCTTGGCAAAAGGAGCCGTATGTTTCTCCCGTAAATTCACTCTTAAAGAAATACAGGATCGTTGGAATTCTCTGCTATATGACCCAGAGATCTCAACACAAGCTTCTGCTCGTATGGTTGAGTATGAGAATGATCTTTCCACTTCCAATCCTCTGAAGGCTAAAGTTATCAACGCAAAGCAAAAGGATTTGTCATTCCAGAAACGGAAAATAGATAGTGTGAAGAATCAATATTATGCGATGAGAAAGAGagtccgcaatgaaccatgtagTACTGTCGACCTTGGTTTTCTTATTGACCCTTGTTCATGTACAATGAATGGCGGGCAGTGTGTATGTGGAGGCCTAGATAAACATTCACAAGGTCACCATGTGGTTCATAATACAGAACCAGGGGTAAGTACAATGAACTGCTTTGGGCAACAGGATGGAAGTTACAATGGTGGACAAACTATGTTTGTTGGAATGAATGGACATTCTTTCCCTGCAAAGCATGCTGAGACTGATAGCATGGTTAAAGGTGGAGATATTGCTAATAGTGTCCCGTATGGCTATTCTGATGTAAGTCAAATATATGAGCAAGATGCATACACGCGAAAGGACCCTGATACTAATGAAGGGAACAATGTTTCTTTAAAGGGTATAACAGATTTTCAGGGTTCCATGCAGTTCCAGAATCTGGGCTCTAGCAACCAATGTGGCAGCAAAGTAACAGAATCAAAGACAATAGTGATTGCTGATCACTGTGGAGTTGAACATGTCCATTTCCCTGTGAACAGCAGTTCAAGAATGCAAGAACCTGGCTCACTCCAGGTGATTGGCCAACCAGAGGGTTCTCAAACACCAGTTGGTTCAATCTGGACTGAGGTTGACGAAAGAGGCACATTTACTCTTGACGATGATAAGAAAATAAAGACAGACAACAGTGACCCTCTAGCATTGCAACCAAATTTAGATGGTGGGATTTGTGCAGCTGGTTTAGATCATGCAGCCATAACAGAAGGTGATTTCATGGATTTTCCCTATTTCAGCAACAGTGAAGATTTAGATCTCCTGAATGGTGAAAACTTTTTGAATATTCCACATGAGACAAATCAGGAGGATTTAGATGATCCTGATCATGTGAAAAATCTGTTGCATCCTGATGAGGCCAACATTTGCTATGATCAGACAGATCCTGATCATGTGAAGCATAATGTAGATGTTTCTGGGATAATCTCGGTTCCTACTTCATTGGAAGTGCCTTATCCTGGTCGGTTTGTTGAATGTGTGTTGAACACAGAAGATCCTGAAATTCCTTGCAATGACGATGTTATTTTTCCTGGCGAGTCTCCTCTACAATGCTCTGCTACTGATTTTGGCCAGAACTCTGAGCACAATACCTGTTTGGTTTCCCCTGCAACTAGCCCTGCATCAAATGTCGAACATTCCAATGTGAGTGACAAAGCCCTAATAAAGAGGGAAGATACGACAAATACTGAACCTTCTTCACAACCAATGAATCTCAGCCCACCCACCTCAGAACAAAAAGAAGGTTCAACAGCACCTAGTAAAGGCTGTGTCCCACTAGGAGCTGAACCATCAGAAGGTCCTTCAACTGCTGGTACACTCGTGCATTGTCACGTTGACACTAATGATGCAAACTCATGTGCGTCAAATTTACCCTCTATCAGTGCTGCTGTATTTGCTGAAGGATCACCTTGCCATTTAGAACAGCAGAATAACTTTGATGACTCACTGAGTTTTCCTTTGCCCAATTCAGTTGAAGTGCCCGATCACATGAATTACAACTCACATGATAATCAACCAGAATTAGGAGATGGGGCTCCTCTACAGAACTGCATTCCACCACATGAATTGCCAGATTTGGGTCTTCAAGACCCCATTACAACTGTTCCTGTATCAAATCAAGTAGAAGAATGCTCTGACAATGAAAATGATGTTCCAAACTACTATGATCTAGAAGCTTTG ATACTTGATCAAGATTTAATCCCATGGGTTCAGGACTCTGAGCAGCATCCAGAAGGAG TTTCCAGGTTTCAGCATCCAGAAAGCAGGAAATCATTGATACGACTGGAGCAGAGTGCCAGGTCTTATATGAACAGAGCCATTGTGTCCAAAGGTGCCTTCGCAGTTATTTATGGACTGCACCTGAGATATTATATGAAGGACAGTGAG GTGACTCTTGGAAGAGAGACAGAAGACATAAAAGTTGATGTTGATTTGGGAAAAGAAGGGAGGGCAAACAAAATATCTCGTAGACAG ATAAAGGATATGAGGTTCATTTTTCATGTAAACCAGGATGCTGTAACGCAATTCGTCACACGCACCCCGAAGCCGGAGCACTAG
- the LOC127765899 gene encoding uncharacterized protein LOC127765899: MAKAAAAAAAAAKKVLKMAAGSEVIATAGKRRGSELFCPSPPLNFAMFHRFLLPGSTRYYHSLMKEKTICINPHKLLLMTMVEDTITKKVAGNICSSLSNARAIGAGICCFSTSAPRGYRRAFFTNSFEDMGILKDMALVLHAAFKGWKTKFQDIPPMKKYVMLLGLACLTLHLALHYKMKKMETNLKQDMIKFRAEVKLEIEAAANAMQKEIASELAKSAQFRADSVVAFQKCKARPDVWSEYYCLTLLEALMRSRIDGK, from the exons atggcgaaggcggcggcggcggcggcggcggcggcgaagaaggtgCTCAAGATGGCTGCGGGCTCCGAG GTGATCGCGACAGCCGGGAAGAGGAGGGGTTCCGAG CTGTTCTGCCCTTCTCCGCCTTTGAACTTTGCCATGTTCCACCGCTTCCTTCTTCCTGGATCCACGAGG tacTATCACTCTCTCATGAAGGAAAAGACCATATGTATTAATCCGCATAAGCTTCTGCTGATGACTATG GTCGAAGACACTATTACCAAGAAGGTTGCCGGAAACATATGCTCTAGTCTCAGCAATGCTAGG GCGATTGGGGCTGGAATCTGTTGTTTCTCTACGTCTGCGCCAAGGGGATATCGAAGGGCCTTCTTTACAAACTCCTTCGAGGACATGGGGATTCTCAAG GATATGGCTTTGGTTCTCCATGCAGCTTTCAAAGGCTGGAAGACGAAGTTCCAGGACATCCCACCTAT GAAAAAGTATGTTATGCTCCTAGGACTTGCTTGCTTGACTCTCCACCTTGCTCTTCATTacaagatgaagaagatggagaCTAACCTCAAGCAGGATATGATCAAGTTTCGTGCTGAAGTAAAGCTGGAGATTGAAGCAGCAGCCAACGCGATGCAGAAGGAGATCGCCTCAGAGCTTGCTAAGTCTGCTCAATTTAGGGCAGATTCAGTGGTTGCATTCCAGAAATGCAAGGCTCGTCCTGATGTGTGGTCGGAGTATTACTGCCTAACATTGCTGGAGGCCCTCATGAGGTCCAGAATCGATGGCAAATAG
- the LOC127765305 gene encoding thioredoxin H2-2, producing the protein MGSFFSTMFTPPPAADDGGDSRVVAVHSTATWDEQWGAHKSNPNKLIVIDFSATWCGPCRFIEPAFKDMARRFADAVFFKIDVDELSEVARQWKVEAMPTFVLIKGGKEVSRVVGAKKDELERKVNMFISSSSS; encoded by the exons ATGGGCTCCTTCTTCTCGACGATgttcacgccgccgcccgccgccgacgacggcggcgactcgcGCGTGGTGGCCGTCCACTCCACGGCCACCTGGGACGAGCAGTGGGGCGCCCACAAGAGCAACCCCAACAAGCTG ATCGTGATCGACTTCTCCGCCACCTGGTGCGGGCCCTGCCGCTTCATCGAGCCGGCCTTCAAGGACATGGCCAGACGCTTCGCCGACGCCGTCTTCTTCAAGATCGATGTCGACGAACTTTCG GAAGTGGCGAGGCAATGGAAAGTGGAGGCCATGCCGACCTTTGTGTTAATCAAGGGCGGGAAGGAGGTTAGTCGCGTGGTTGGTGCTAAGAAGGATGAACTGGAGAGGAAAGTCAACATGTTCATTTCATCCTCCTCATCCTAA
- the LOC127765304 gene encoding uncharacterized protein LOC127765304 has product MAMAAASVFAASSSSSPPPLALASWRWRPPPPPPLLAVAGAARGATNPRLALRLSAAASPPVTGESRAVAGTGRCLVAPMGGDETERDATAATAPDWGALARRLALGALGCAVLCCGGAAVAAEDSIKASGFGLRVAASLRRLGWADEAVVFTLATLPVIELRGAIPVGYWMRLDPIRLTVLSVLGNMVPVPFIILYLKKLAAFLSQRSSSATRIMDLLFERARQKAAPVEEFQWLGLMLFVAVPFPGTGAWTGAIISSVLGMPFWSGFSANFVGVVLAGLLVNLLMNLGLKYAIITGLVLFFLSTVMWGVLRSLKKSLNAK; this is encoded by the exons atggccatggcggcggcgtcggttttcgccgcctcgtcctcctcctcccctcctccgctcGCGCTCGCGTCGTGGAGATggaggcctccgccgccgccgcctcttctgGCAGTTGCAGGTGCAGCTCGCGGAGCGACAAATCCCAGGCTCGCTCTCCGCCTGAGCGCTGCGGCGTCTCCTCCGGTTACCGGCGAATCTCGCGCCGTCGCGGGGACGGGGCGGTGTCTGGTGGCGCCGATGGGTGGGGACGAGACGGAGCGGGATGCGACGGCTGCGACGGCGCCAGACTGGGGCGCGCTCGCGAGGCGGCTGGCTCTGGGCGCGCTGGGGTGCGCCGTGCTCTgctgcggcggtgcggcggtggcggcggaggactcGATCAAGGCGTCCGGCTTCGGGCTGCGTGTGGCGGCGTCGCTGCGGAGGCTCGGGTGGGCGGACGAGGCCGTCGTGTTCACGCTCGCTACGCTACCGGTGATCGAGCTGCGCGGGGCCATTCCGGTTGGGTACTGGATGCGCCTCGACCCCATCCGCCTCACCGTCCTATCCGTTCTCGG GAACATGGTGCCTGTGCCATTCATTATCCTCTACCTGAAAAAACTTGCAGCATTTCTCTCTCAAAGAAGCTCATCTGCAACTCGGATTATGGATCTTCTCTTTGAGCGGGCGCGGCAGAAGGCTGCACCTGTTGAGGAATTTCAATGGCTTGGTTTGATGCTGTTTGTGGCTGTACCATTTCCTGGAACTGGAGCATGGACTGGGGCAATAATTTCATCAGTTCTTGGCATGCCATTCTGGTCAGGTTTTTCAGCAAATTTCGTGGGCGTTGTCTTAGCAGGACTGTTGGTAAATTTGCTTATGAATCTTGGTTTGAAGTATGCCATTATCACTGGTTTAGTTCTGTTCTTTTTATCAACTGTCATGTGGGGTGTCCTTCGATCCCTCAAAAAATCACTGAATGCTAAATGA
- the LOC127765306 gene encoding uncharacterized protein LOC127765306 isoform X1: MGALAAATSSAIWLVEDDILLKNAVETGASLEALAKGAVCFSRKFTLKEIQDRWNSLLYDPEISTQASARMVEYENDLSTSNPLKAKVINAKQKDLSFQKRKIDSVKNQYYAMRKRVRNEPCSTVDLGFLIDPCSCTMNGGQCVCGGLDKHSQGHHVVHNTEPGVSTMNCFGQQDGSYNGGQTMFVGMNGHSFPAKHAETDSMVKGGDIANSVPYGYSDVSQIYEQDAYTRKDPDTNEGNNVSLKGITDFQGSMQFQNLGSSNQCGSKVTESKTIVIADHCGVEHVHFPVNSSSRMQEPGSLQVIGQPEGSQTPVGSIWTEVDERGTFTLDDDKKIKTDNSDPLALQPNLDGGICAAGLDHAAITEGDFMDFPYFSNSEDLDLLNGENFLNIPHETNQEDLDDPDHVKNLLHPDEANICYDQTDPDHVKHNVDVSGIISVPTSLEVPYPGRFVECVLNTEDPEIPCNDDVIFPGESPLQCSATDFGQNSEHNTCLVSPATSPASNVEHSNVSDKALIKREDTTNTEPSSQPMNLSPPTSEQKEGSTAPSKGCVPLGAEPSEGPSTAGTLVHCHVDTNDANSCASNLPSISAAVFAEGSPCHLEQQNNFDDSLSFPLPNSVEVPDHMNYNSHDNQPELGDGAPLQNCIPPHELPDLGLQDPITTVPVSNQVEECSDNENDVPNYYDLEALILDQDLIPWVQDSEQHPEGVSRFQHPESRKSLIRLEQSARSYMNRAIVSKGAFAVIYGLHLRYYMKDSEVTLGRETEDIKVDVDLGKEGRANKISRRQAVIKMDEAGSFHIKNIGKCSIFVNSKEVPSCKRIILSSDSLIEIKDMRFIFHVNQDAVTQFVTRTPKPEH; this comes from the exons atgggcgccttggcggcggcgacgtcgtcggcgatCTGGCTCGTCGAGGACGACATCCTCCTCAAGAACGCCGTCGAG ACTGGTGCCTCATTGGAGGCCTTGGCAAAAGGAGCCGTATGTTTCTCCCGTAAATTCACTCTTAAAGAAATACAGGATCGTTGGAATTCTCTGCTATATGACCCAGAGATCTCAACACAAGCTTCTGCTCGTATGGTTGAGTATGAGAATGATCTTTCCACTTCCAATCCTCTGAAGGCTAAAGTTATCAACGCAAAGCAAAAGGATTTGTCATTCCAGAAACGGAAAATAGATAGTGTGAAGAATCAATATTATGCGATGAGAAAGAGagtccgcaatgaaccatgtagTACTGTCGACCTTGGTTTTCTTATTGACCCTTGTTCATGTACAATGAATGGCGGGCAGTGTGTATGTGGAGGCCTAGATAAACATTCACAAGGTCACCATGTGGTTCATAATACAGAACCAGGGGTAAGTACAATGAACTGCTTTGGGCAACAGGATGGAAGTTACAATGGTGGACAAACTATGTTTGTTGGAATGAATGGACATTCTTTCCCTGCAAAGCATGCTGAGACTGATAGCATGGTTAAAGGTGGAGATATTGCTAATAGTGTCCCGTATGGCTATTCTGATGTAAGTCAAATATATGAGCAAGATGCATACACGCGAAAGGACCCTGATACTAATGAAGGGAACAATGTTTCTTTAAAGGGTATAACAGATTTTCAGGGTTCCATGCAGTTCCAGAATCTGGGCTCTAGCAACCAATGTGGCAGCAAAGTAACAGAATCAAAGACAATAGTGATTGCTGATCACTGTGGAGTTGAACATGTCCATTTCCCTGTGAACAGCAGTTCAAGAATGCAAGAACCTGGCTCACTCCAGGTGATTGGCCAACCAGAGGGTTCTCAAACACCAGTTGGTTCAATCTGGACTGAGGTTGACGAAAGAGGCACATTTACTCTTGACGATGATAAGAAAATAAAGACAGACAACAGTGACCCTCTAGCATTGCAACCAAATTTAGATGGTGGGATTTGTGCAGCTGGTTTAGATCATGCAGCCATAACAGAAGGTGATTTCATGGATTTTCCCTATTTCAGCAACAGTGAAGATTTAGATCTCCTGAATGGTGAAAACTTTTTGAATATTCCACATGAGACAAATCAGGAGGATTTAGATGATCCTGATCATGTGAAAAATCTGTTGCATCCTGATGAGGCCAACATTTGCTATGATCAGACAGATCCTGATCATGTGAAGCATAATGTAGATGTTTCTGGGATAATCTCGGTTCCTACTTCATTGGAAGTGCCTTATCCTGGTCGGTTTGTTGAATGTGTGTTGAACACAGAAGATCCTGAAATTCCTTGCAATGACGATGTTATTTTTCCTGGCGAGTCTCCTCTACAATGCTCTGCTACTGATTTTGGCCAGAACTCTGAGCACAATACCTGTTTGGTTTCCCCTGCAACTAGCCCTGCATCAAATGTCGAACATTCCAATGTGAGTGACAAAGCCCTAATAAAGAGGGAAGATACGACAAATACTGAACCTTCTTCACAACCAATGAATCTCAGCCCACCCACCTCAGAACAAAAAGAAGGTTCAACAGCACCTAGTAAAGGCTGTGTCCCACTAGGAGCTGAACCATCAGAAGGTCCTTCAACTGCTGGTACACTCGTGCATTGTCACGTTGACACTAATGATGCAAACTCATGTGCGTCAAATTTACCCTCTATCAGTGCTGCTGTATTTGCTGAAGGATCACCTTGCCATTTAGAACAGCAGAATAACTTTGATGACTCACTGAGTTTTCCTTTGCCCAATTCAGTTGAAGTGCCCGATCACATGAATTACAACTCACATGATAATCAACCAGAATTAGGAGATGGGGCTCCTCTACAGAACTGCATTCCACCACATGAATTGCCAGATTTGGGTCTTCAAGACCCCATTACAACTGTTCCTGTATCAAATCAAGTAGAAGAATGCTCTGACAATGAAAATGATGTTCCAAACTACTATGATCTAGAAGCTTTG ATACTTGATCAAGATTTAATCCCATGGGTTCAGGACTCTGAGCAGCATCCAGAAGGAG TTTCCAGGTTTCAGCATCCAGAAAGCAGGAAATCATTGATACGACTGGAGCAGAGTGCCAGGTCTTATATGAACAGAGCCATTGTGTCCAAAGGTGCCTTCGCAGTTATTTATGGACTGCACCTGAGATATTATATGAAGGACAGTGAG GTGACTCTTGGAAGAGAGACAGAAGACATAAAAGTTGATGTTGATTTGGGAAAAGAAGGGAGGGCAAACAAAATATCTCGTAGACAG GCGGTCATCAAGATGGATGAAGCTGGTTCTTTTCATATCAAAAACATTGGGAAATGTTCAATTTTTGTTAATAGCAAGGAAGTACCAAGCTGCAAACGCATCATCTTAAGTTCAGATTCGTTAATTGAG ATAAAGGATATGAGGTTCATTTTTCATGTAAACCAGGATGCTGTAACGCAATTCGTCACACGCACCCCGAAGCCGGAGCACTAG
- the LOC127765306 gene encoding uncharacterized protein LOC127765306 isoform X3 — protein MGALAAATSSAIWLVEDDILLKNAVETGASLEALAKGAVCFSRKFTLKEIQDRWNSLLYDPEISTQASARMVEYENDLSTSNPLKAKVINAKQKDLSFQKRKIDSVKNQYYAMRKRVRNEPCSTVDLGFLIDPCSCTMNGGQCVCGGLDKHSQGHHVVHNTEPGVSTMNCFGQQDGSYNGGQTMFVGMNGHSFPAKHAETDSMVKGGDIANSVPYGYSDVSQIYEQDAYTRKDPDTNEGNNVSLKGITDFQGSMQFQNLGSSNQCGSKVTESKTIVIADHCGVEHVHFPVNSSSRMQEPGSLQVIGQPEGSQTPVGSIWTEVDERGTFTLDDDKKIKTDNSDPLALQPNLDGGICAAGLDHAAITEGDFMDFPYFSNSEDLDLLNGENFLNIPHETNQEDLDDPDHVKNLLHPDEANICYDQTDPDHVKHNVDVSGIISVPTSLEVPYPGRFVECVLNTEDPEIPCNDDVIFPGESPLQCSATDFGQNSEHNTCLVSPATSPASNVEHSNVSDKALIKREDTTNTEPSSQPMNLSPPTSEQKEGSTAPSKGCVPLGAEPSEGPSTAGTLVHCHVDTNDANSCASNLPSISAAVFAEGSPCHLEQQNNFDDSLSFPLPNSVEVPDHMNYNSHDNQPELGDGAPLQNCIPPHELPDLGLQDPITTVPVSNQVEECSDNENDVPNYYDLEALILDQDLIPWVQDSEQHPEGVSRFQHPESRKSLIRLEQSARSYMNRAIVSKGAFAVIYGLHLRYYMKDSEVTLGRETEDIKVDVDLGKEGRANKISRRQ, from the exons atgggcgccttggcggcggcgacgtcgtcggcgatCTGGCTCGTCGAGGACGACATCCTCCTCAAGAACGCCGTCGAG ACTGGTGCCTCATTGGAGGCCTTGGCAAAAGGAGCCGTATGTTTCTCCCGTAAATTCACTCTTAAAGAAATACAGGATCGTTGGAATTCTCTGCTATATGACCCAGAGATCTCAACACAAGCTTCTGCTCGTATGGTTGAGTATGAGAATGATCTTTCCACTTCCAATCCTCTGAAGGCTAAAGTTATCAACGCAAAGCAAAAGGATTTGTCATTCCAGAAACGGAAAATAGATAGTGTGAAGAATCAATATTATGCGATGAGAAAGAGagtccgcaatgaaccatgtagTACTGTCGACCTTGGTTTTCTTATTGACCCTTGTTCATGTACAATGAATGGCGGGCAGTGTGTATGTGGAGGCCTAGATAAACATTCACAAGGTCACCATGTGGTTCATAATACAGAACCAGGGGTAAGTACAATGAACTGCTTTGGGCAACAGGATGGAAGTTACAATGGTGGACAAACTATGTTTGTTGGAATGAATGGACATTCTTTCCCTGCAAAGCATGCTGAGACTGATAGCATGGTTAAAGGTGGAGATATTGCTAATAGTGTCCCGTATGGCTATTCTGATGTAAGTCAAATATATGAGCAAGATGCATACACGCGAAAGGACCCTGATACTAATGAAGGGAACAATGTTTCTTTAAAGGGTATAACAGATTTTCAGGGTTCCATGCAGTTCCAGAATCTGGGCTCTAGCAACCAATGTGGCAGCAAAGTAACAGAATCAAAGACAATAGTGATTGCTGATCACTGTGGAGTTGAACATGTCCATTTCCCTGTGAACAGCAGTTCAAGAATGCAAGAACCTGGCTCACTCCAGGTGATTGGCCAACCAGAGGGTTCTCAAACACCAGTTGGTTCAATCTGGACTGAGGTTGACGAAAGAGGCACATTTACTCTTGACGATGATAAGAAAATAAAGACAGACAACAGTGACCCTCTAGCATTGCAACCAAATTTAGATGGTGGGATTTGTGCAGCTGGTTTAGATCATGCAGCCATAACAGAAGGTGATTTCATGGATTTTCCCTATTTCAGCAACAGTGAAGATTTAGATCTCCTGAATGGTGAAAACTTTTTGAATATTCCACATGAGACAAATCAGGAGGATTTAGATGATCCTGATCATGTGAAAAATCTGTTGCATCCTGATGAGGCCAACATTTGCTATGATCAGACAGATCCTGATCATGTGAAGCATAATGTAGATGTTTCTGGGATAATCTCGGTTCCTACTTCATTGGAAGTGCCTTATCCTGGTCGGTTTGTTGAATGTGTGTTGAACACAGAAGATCCTGAAATTCCTTGCAATGACGATGTTATTTTTCCTGGCGAGTCTCCTCTACAATGCTCTGCTACTGATTTTGGCCAGAACTCTGAGCACAATACCTGTTTGGTTTCCCCTGCAACTAGCCCTGCATCAAATGTCGAACATTCCAATGTGAGTGACAAAGCCCTAATAAAGAGGGAAGATACGACAAATACTGAACCTTCTTCACAACCAATGAATCTCAGCCCACCCACCTCAGAACAAAAAGAAGGTTCAACAGCACCTAGTAAAGGCTGTGTCCCACTAGGAGCTGAACCATCAGAAGGTCCTTCAACTGCTGGTACACTCGTGCATTGTCACGTTGACACTAATGATGCAAACTCATGTGCGTCAAATTTACCCTCTATCAGTGCTGCTGTATTTGCTGAAGGATCACCTTGCCATTTAGAACAGCAGAATAACTTTGATGACTCACTGAGTTTTCCTTTGCCCAATTCAGTTGAAGTGCCCGATCACATGAATTACAACTCACATGATAATCAACCAGAATTAGGAGATGGGGCTCCTCTACAGAACTGCATTCCACCACATGAATTGCCAGATTTGGGTCTTCAAGACCCCATTACAACTGTTCCTGTATCAAATCAAGTAGAAGAATGCTCTGACAATGAAAATGATGTTCCAAACTACTATGATCTAGAAGCTTTG ATACTTGATCAAGATTTAATCCCATGGGTTCAGGACTCTGAGCAGCATCCAGAAGGAG TTTCCAGGTTTCAGCATCCAGAAAGCAGGAAATCATTGATACGACTGGAGCAGAGTGCCAGGTCTTATATGAACAGAGCCATTGTGTCCAAAGGTGCCTTCGCAGTTATTTATGGACTGCACCTGAGATATTATATGAAGGACAGTGAG GTGACTCTTGGAAGAGAGACAGAAGACATAAAAGTTGATGTTGATTTGGGAAAAGAAGGGAGGGCAAACAAAATATCTCGTAGACAG TGA